Proteins encoded in a region of the Xiphophorus couchianus chromosome 11, X_couchianus-1.0, whole genome shotgun sequence genome:
- the LOC114153003 gene encoding protein phosphatase 1D-like isoform X2 has protein sequence MNDSLLFRMSAFSDQGGRKYMEDVIEIRIEYEPTASTDEEYPKSQRHGGQGSAAGPQTVTEPHGLSRPGPATAAWVESLSDEDVCSVGTPASSENVVVDTRRSVAFFAVFDGHGGREAAHFASEHLWDLLKRQRGFWSKEHGEVCAALRKGFIACHQAMWKELPEWPKTITGLPSTSGTTASVIVIRGVHMYVAHVGDSAVVVGVKENNSDITLQALEITQDHKPELPKEKERIERLGGSVMKKSGVNRVVWKRPRLTHNGPVRRSTVIDQIPFLAVARSLGDLWSYDFYSGEFVVSPEPDTTVMTLDPKRHRYIILGSDGLWNMMPPKNAVNMCYSHDKMAGPKGMSCARRLGCTALLFWKERMLRADNTTVIVLALQERGGPPIPMHRDEIVVDMATGIDQIPYPGTPYNTCEIQKAAHEDGMFYEEDEIYEEEHERWTCLDW, from the exons ATGAACGACTCGTTATTGTTTCGTATGAGTGCATTTTCGGATCAAGGAGGGAGAAAATACATGGAGGATGTTATCGAGATCAGAATCGAGTACGAGCCGACGGCGTCAACAGACGAGGAATATCCCAAGTCGCAGAGACATGGAGGGCAGGGGAGCGCAGCTGGCCCACAGACTGTAACAGAGCCACATGGCCTGAGCAGACCAGGTCCAGCCACCGCTGCGTGGGTTGAGAGCTTATCCGACGAGGACGTTTGCAGCGTCGGTACCCCGGCGTCGAGCGAGAATGTTGTTGTTGACACGCGGAGGTCCGTGGCGTTCTTCGCCGTGTTTGACGGCCACGGGGGCCGCGAAGCGGCGCATTTCGCCAGTGAGCATCTGTGGGATCTGCTGAAGAGGCAGCGGGGCTTCTGGTCAAAGGAGCACGGCGAGGTTTGCGCCGCTCTACGGAAAGGCTTCATCGCTTGTCACCAAGCAATGTGGAAGGAGCTGC CAGAGTGGCCAAAAACTATAACTGGCCTGCCCAGCACATCGGGCACCACGGCCAGCGTCATCGTGATCCGGGGAGTTCACATGTACGTTGCTCATGTAGGAGACTCGGCCGTAGTGGTtggagtgaaagaaaacaactctGACATCACGCTCCAGGCGCTTGAAATAACGCAAGACCACAAACCTGAACTTccgaaagaaaaagaaaggattgAGCGACTGGGTGGCAG TGTAATGAAGAAATCTGGGGTTAACCGTGTTGTGTGGAAGAGGCCGCGGCTGACGCACAACGGGCCTGTGAGGAGGAGTACTGTCATAGACCAAATCCCGTTCCTCGCAGTCGCTCGATCCCTCG GTGATCTGTGGAGCTACGACTTCTACAGTGGAGAGTTTGTTGTTTCTCCTGAACCCGATACCACTGTGATGACCCTCGATCCCAAACGGCATCGCTACATCATTCTCGGCAGCGATGGGCTGTGGAATATGATGCCGCCCAAGAACGCCGTGAATATGTGTTACAGCCACGACAAAATGGCA GGACCAAAGGGAATGTCTTGTGCTAGGAGGTTGGGATGCACGGCTCTGCTGTTCTGGAAAGAGCGCATGCTCCGGGCAGACAACACGACCGTCATCGTCCTGGCCCTGCAGGAGCGCGGGGGCCCGCCCATCCCCATGCACCGAGACGAGATCGTCGTTGACATGGCAACAGGCATCGACCAAATTCCATACCCGGGAACGCCGTATAACACGTGCGAGATCCAAAAG GCGGCGCATGAGGATGGCATGTTTTATGAAGAAGATGAGATATATGAAGAAGAACATGAGCGATGGACATGCCTGGATTGGTAG
- the LOC114153003 gene encoding protein phosphatase 1D-like isoform X1 produces MNDSLLFRMSAFSDQGGRKYMEDVIEIRIEYEPTASTDEEYPKSQRHGGQGSAAGPQTVTEPHGLSRPGPATAAWVESLSDEDVCSVGTPASSENVVVDTRRSVAFFAVFDGHGGREAAHFASEHLWDLLKRQRGFWSKEHGEVCAALRKGFIACHQAMWKELPEWPKTITGLPSTSGTTASVIVIRGVHMYVAHVGDSAVVVGVKENNSDITLQALEITQDHKPELPKEKERIERLGGSVMKKSGVNRVVWKRPRLTHNGPVRRSTVIDQIPFLAVARSLGDLWSYDFYSGEFVVSPEPDTTVMTLDPKRHRYIILGSDGLWNMMPPKNAVNMCYSHDKMAGPKGMSCARRLGCTALLFWKERMLRADNTTVIVLALQERGGPPIPMHRDEIVVDMATGIDQIPYPGTPYNTCEIQKPIGPLEAPSPFTESSRTLEQAFGLYEAAFCATTQLLPEADSTLRPADRSTNVFEKQDPSSTQVDCDDSAPPSKKPCRSSSRAPELKGPNTWLGGSPSKGCSQKKLHGKTDSEQSLQPNNAESGPSEDGGILPQHASALCVC; encoded by the exons ATGAACGACTCGTTATTGTTTCGTATGAGTGCATTTTCGGATCAAGGAGGGAGAAAATACATGGAGGATGTTATCGAGATCAGAATCGAGTACGAGCCGACGGCGTCAACAGACGAGGAATATCCCAAGTCGCAGAGACATGGAGGGCAGGGGAGCGCAGCTGGCCCACAGACTGTAACAGAGCCACATGGCCTGAGCAGACCAGGTCCAGCCACCGCTGCGTGGGTTGAGAGCTTATCCGACGAGGACGTTTGCAGCGTCGGTACCCCGGCGTCGAGCGAGAATGTTGTTGTTGACACGCGGAGGTCCGTGGCGTTCTTCGCCGTGTTTGACGGCCACGGGGGCCGCGAAGCGGCGCATTTCGCCAGTGAGCATCTGTGGGATCTGCTGAAGAGGCAGCGGGGCTTCTGGTCAAAGGAGCACGGCGAGGTTTGCGCCGCTCTACGGAAAGGCTTCATCGCTTGTCACCAAGCAATGTGGAAGGAGCTGC CAGAGTGGCCAAAAACTATAACTGGCCTGCCCAGCACATCGGGCACCACGGCCAGCGTCATCGTGATCCGGGGAGTTCACATGTACGTTGCTCATGTAGGAGACTCGGCCGTAGTGGTtggagtgaaagaaaacaactctGACATCACGCTCCAGGCGCTTGAAATAACGCAAGACCACAAACCTGAACTTccgaaagaaaaagaaaggattgAGCGACTGGGTGGCAG TGTAATGAAGAAATCTGGGGTTAACCGTGTTGTGTGGAAGAGGCCGCGGCTGACGCACAACGGGCCTGTGAGGAGGAGTACTGTCATAGACCAAATCCCGTTCCTCGCAGTCGCTCGATCCCTCG GTGATCTGTGGAGCTACGACTTCTACAGTGGAGAGTTTGTTGTTTCTCCTGAACCCGATACCACTGTGATGACCCTCGATCCCAAACGGCATCGCTACATCATTCTCGGCAGCGATGGGCTGTGGAATATGATGCCGCCCAAGAACGCCGTGAATATGTGTTACAGCCACGACAAAATGGCA GGACCAAAGGGAATGTCTTGTGCTAGGAGGTTGGGATGCACGGCTCTGCTGTTCTGGAAAGAGCGCATGCTCCGGGCAGACAACACGACCGTCATCGTCCTGGCCCTGCAGGAGCGCGGGGGCCCGCCCATCCCCATGCACCGAGACGAGATCGTCGTTGACATGGCAACAGGCATCGACCAAATTCCATACCCGGGAACGCCGTATAACACGTGCGAGATCCAAAAG cCAATTGGTCCGCTGGAAGCCCCCTCCCCTTTTACAGAAAGTTCTCGAACACTGGAACAGGCCTTCGGGCTGTACGAGGCGGCTTTCTGCGCCACCACGCAGCTCTTACCCGAAGCAGACTCCACGCTGCGCCCCGCAGACCGTTCGACGAATGTTTTTGAGAAGCAAGACCCGTCCAGCACCCAGGTGGACTGCGACGATTCGGCTCCTCCTTCAAAAAAGCCCTGCCGGTCCTCCTCCAGAGCCCCTGAACTTAAAGGTCCTAATACCTGGCTTGGCGGGTCTCCGAGCAAAGGTTGCTCGCAGAAGAAACTTCACGGGAAAACAGACAGCGAACAGTCCCTACAGCCGAACAACGCGGAATCGGGTCCATCTGAGGATGGTGGCATTCTGCCGCAGCACGCGTCGGCCCTGTGCGTGTGCTGA